Proteins encoded by one window of Bacillus sp. DTU_2020_1000418_1_SI_GHA_SEK_038:
- a CDS encoding acyl-CoA dehydrogenase family protein: protein MSNQTDKLIKGGSFLIEDISADRVFTPEDYTDEHKMIAKTTEEFVINEVLPEVEHLENHEFDRSVKLLKQAGDLGLLGADVPEEYGGLALDKVSSALIAEKMARAGGFSISHGAHVGIGSLPIVLFGTEEQKQQYLPSLATGEKLAAYALTEPGSGSDALGARTTAKLNAEGTHYVLNGEKQWITNSAFADVFVVYAKVDGEHFSAFIVERKFPGVSVGPEEKKMGIKSSSTRTLILEDALVPKENLLGELGRGHIIAFNILNIGRYKLGVGAVGGSKRAFEITVQYANQRQQFKTPISQFNLTKEKFGTMASQIYAAESSVYRTVGLFEDRMSKLSEEEVKDGKEVAKSIAEYAIECSLNKFFSTEVLDYVVDEGVQIHGGYGFMAEYEIERAYRDSRINRIFEGTNEINRLLVPGTYIRKAFKGELPLFEKAMALQEELMMLMPEEPGDEPLAQEKYLVKNAKKIGLLAAGLAAQKYGKALEKEQEVLVNIADIISNAYAMESAVLRTEKAIEKAGLEKSKQKLLYTQIFCQEAFNKIEQDAKETLVAVETGDALRMMISALRKFTRHTPINVIAKKREAAEKLIEAERFVS, encoded by the coding sequence ATGTCGAACCAAACAGATAAACTAATTAAGGGTGGAAGCTTTTTAATCGAGGATATTTCCGCTGATCGCGTATTCACACCTGAGGATTACACAGATGAGCATAAAATGATTGCTAAAACGACAGAGGAATTCGTAATAAATGAAGTTCTTCCAGAAGTAGAGCATTTAGAAAATCATGAATTTGATCGTTCAGTCAAATTATTAAAGCAAGCGGGAGATCTTGGTCTTCTAGGTGCTGACGTTCCTGAAGAATACGGCGGTTTAGCGTTAGATAAAGTAAGCTCGGCGCTCATCGCTGAAAAAATGGCTCGTGCGGGCGGTTTCTCTATCTCCCACGGGGCACATGTAGGAATTGGATCCCTTCCAATCGTTCTTTTCGGTACTGAAGAGCAAAAGCAGCAATATTTACCGTCCTTAGCTACCGGTGAAAAGTTAGCGGCCTACGCTTTAACAGAACCTGGCTCAGGTTCAGATGCACTTGGTGCACGAACAACAGCTAAATTAAATGCGGAAGGCACCCATTATGTTCTAAACGGTGAAAAGCAATGGATTACGAATTCTGCATTTGCTGACGTATTTGTTGTTTATGCAAAAGTGGACGGGGAGCATTTCTCAGCCTTTATCGTAGAAAGAAAATTTCCAGGGGTATCTGTCGGTCCGGAAGAAAAGAAAATGGGAATTAAGAGCTCGTCTACTCGCACTTTAATTCTTGAAGATGCACTTGTGCCGAAGGAAAACTTACTAGGTGAGCTAGGCAGAGGCCATATTATCGCTTTTAACATTTTAAACATCGGCCGTTATAAATTAGGGGTTGGGGCTGTTGGAGGCTCGAAACGAGCATTTGAAATTACAGTTCAGTATGCAAATCAGCGCCAGCAGTTCAAAACGCCAATTTCTCAATTTAATTTGACAAAGGAAAAGTTCGGGACAATGGCTTCCCAGATTTATGCTGCAGAAAGCTCTGTTTACCGTACGGTTGGCCTGTTTGAGGACCGCATGAGCAAGTTATCAGAAGAGGAAGTTAAGGATGGCAAGGAAGTAGCGAAATCCATTGCGGAATATGCAATCGAATGCTCATTAAATAAATTCTTCTCTACAGAAGTCCTTGATTATGTAGTGGATGAAGGCGTTCAAATTCATGGCGGCTACGGATTCATGGCTGAATACGAAATTGAAAGAGCATACCGTGATTCCCGTATTAACCGCATTTTCGAAGGAACAAATGAAATTAACCGTCTATTAGTTCCTGGCACCTATATCCGTAAAGCTTTCAAGGGCGAACTGCCATTATTTGAAAAAGCTATGGCTCTGCAAGAAGAGCTCATGATGCTTATGCCTGAAGAACCGGGTGATGAGCCACTAGCTCAAGAGAAATATTTAGTGAAAAATGCGAAGAAAATTGGCTTGCTTGCTGCAGGATTAGCGGCTCAAAAATATGGCAAGGCTTTAGAAAAAGAACAAGAGGTACTAGTTAATATCGCAGACATTATTTCAAATGCTTATGCTATGGAATCAGCTGTTCTTCGTACAGAGAAAGCCATTGAAAAAGCAGGCTTAGAGAAGAGCAAGCAAAAGCTTCTTTATACGCAAATCTTCTGTCAGGAAGCCTTTAATAAAATTGAACAGGATGCAAAAGAAACCCTTGTGGCTGTTGAAACTGGTGATGCTTTAAGAATGATGATTTCAGCTCTGCGTAAATTTACCCGCCACACACCAATTAATGTGATCGCGAAGAAACGTGAAGCAGCTGAAAAATTAATTGAAGCCGAGCGTTTTGTATCATAG
- a CDS encoding acetyl-CoA C-acetyltransferase — MKEAVIVAGARTPVGKAKKGTLANVRPDDLGALVVQETLKRAGNYEENIDDLIIGCAMPEAEQGLNMARNIGALAGLPHTVPAITINRYCSSGLQSIAYAAEKIMIGHADTIIAGGAESMSLVPMMGHVTRPNIKLAETAPEYYMGMGHTAEEVAKKYGISREDQDAFAVRSHQRAAIAIQEGKFIDEIVPVDVTLRSVGKDNKLIEKMITFSQDEGVRADSTLETLAKLRPAFSVTGTVTAGNSSQTSDGAAAVMVMDREKAESIGLKPMAKFRSFAVGGVPPEIMGIGPIVAIPKALKLAGLELSDIGLFELNEAFASQSIQIIRELGLDEEKVNVNGGAIALGHPLGCTGAKLTLSLIHEMKRRNQQFGIVTMCIGGGMGAAGVFELL; from the coding sequence ATGAAAGAAGCGGTTATCGTTGCAGGAGCCCGTACTCCGGTTGGCAAGGCAAAGAAAGGGACGCTCGCCAATGTAAGACCGGATGATTTAGGTGCCCTCGTTGTGCAGGAAACGTTAAAGCGAGCAGGAAATTATGAAGAAAATATCGATGACTTAATTATTGGATGTGCCATGCCCGAAGCAGAGCAGGGCTTAAATATGGCTCGAAATATTGGGGCATTGGCTGGCCTTCCTCATACAGTTCCGGCGATTACAATTAATCGCTACTGTTCATCAGGCTTACAATCCATTGCTTATGCAGCTGAGAAAATTATGATCGGACATGCGGATACAATCATTGCCGGTGGAGCTGAGTCCATGAGCCTTGTCCCGATGATGGGCCATGTGACTCGTCCGAACATTAAGTTAGCAGAAACAGCCCCTGAGTATTATATGGGGATGGGGCACACAGCTGAAGAGGTTGCGAAAAAATACGGTATCTCCCGCGAAGACCAGGATGCTTTTGCTGTTCGAAGCCATCAAAGAGCAGCCATAGCGATTCAAGAAGGAAAGTTTATAGATGAAATCGTTCCTGTTGACGTAACTTTGCGATCAGTTGGTAAAGACAATAAATTGATCGAAAAAATGATTACGTTCAGTCAAGATGAAGGTGTAAGAGCGGATTCTACGCTTGAAACCTTGGCTAAGCTTCGTCCAGCTTTTTCTGTTACAGGAACAGTAACTGCAGGGAATTCATCCCAAACTAGTGATGGGGCAGCAGCAGTCATGGTTATGGATCGTGAAAAAGCAGAATCAATTGGCTTAAAGCCAATGGCGAAATTCAGATCATTCGCAGTTGGCGGAGTGCCTCCTGAAATTATGGGAATTGGCCCAATTGTCGCTATTCCTAAAGCGTTAAAACTAGCGGGACTTGAACTTTCAGATATAGGGTTATTTGAACTAAATGAAGCATTTGCATCTCAGTCCATTCAGATTATTCGTGAGCTGGGATTAGATGAAGAAAAGGTTAACGTAAACGGCGGCGCAATTGCTCTAGGTCATCCGCTAGGCTGTACAGGAGCAAAACTAACTCTTTCACTCATCCATGAAATGAAACGCCGCAATCAGCAATTCGGCATCGTTACCATGTGCATCGGCGGAGGAATGGGCGCAGCAGGAGTATTCGAACTCCTATAG
- a CDS encoding 3-hydroxyacyl-CoA dehydrogenase/enoyl-CoA hydratase family protein — MQQIKKAAVLGSGVMGSGIAAHLANIGIPTLLLDIVPRELYEAEKAKGLSLDDKAVRNRISEAGRQKLLKQKPAPLTSKKNLALIEAGNFDDDMERLKDVDWIIEVVVENLDIKKQVFEKVDRYRKPGSIVSSNTSGISVEAMSEGRSEDFQKHFLGTHFFNPPRYLKLLEVIPTKNTDAKVLAFMKQFGEDKLGKGVVEGKDTPNFIANRIGTYGLLVTLQEMLKGGYSVGEVDSITGPLIGRPKSATFRTLDVVGLDTFVHVANNVYEQVDGKEKEVFAVPDFMKEMLNKGWLGSKSGQGFFLKQGKEILELDPKTLEYGPRKKLKTAATELSKQEKGIANKMKALIYADDRAGQLLWNILSPALLYSAELLGNIADDVVAIDQAMKWGFGWELGPFEVWDAIGVEKSVKKMEEASLEVPAWVKEMLNNGHSSFYKEAEDGNLFFYQNGEYKPVVENPKNINIKRLKKQKGVIKKNSGASLIDLGDGVALLEFHSKSNALGLDSIQMINYSIDEVEKNFKGLVIGNHGKNFSVGANLAMILMEAQDDNIFELDMVVRHFQQAMMKIKYSSKPVVAAPFGMTLGGGSEVCLPTAHIQASSETYMGLVEVGVGLIPGGGGNKELYLKHLNSLPNGVEFDLQKVANKVFESIAMAKVSTSAEEARENNFLNAADGISVNGDHLLYDAKQAVLALHEKGYKAPILKKVPVVGETGYATLLLGAQAMLYSGYISEHDLKIAKKLAYVIAGGKVPFGTEVDEQYLLDLEREAFLSLLAEPKTLQRMQHMLLKGKPLRN, encoded by the coding sequence ATCCAACAAATCAAAAAAGCAGCAGTTCTTGGTTCTGGAGTAATGGGCTCTGGTATTGCAGCTCACTTAGCGAATATTGGAATCCCAACGCTATTGCTGGACATTGTACCTCGGGAATTATATGAAGCAGAAAAAGCGAAAGGGCTATCCCTTGATGATAAGGCAGTTCGAAATCGTATTAGTGAGGCAGGTCGCCAAAAGCTGTTAAAGCAAAAGCCGGCTCCACTTACGTCTAAAAAGAATTTGGCATTAATAGAAGCTGGTAATTTTGATGATGACATGGAACGTTTAAAGGATGTCGATTGGATCATTGAGGTTGTGGTAGAAAACCTCGATATTAAAAAACAAGTCTTCGAAAAGGTAGATCGCTATAGAAAGCCTGGCAGTATCGTAAGTTCAAATACATCCGGAATTTCAGTTGAAGCGATGTCAGAAGGACGCTCAGAGGATTTTCAAAAGCATTTCCTTGGGACCCACTTTTTTAACCCACCACGGTATTTAAAGCTGTTAGAAGTAATTCCTACAAAAAACACGGACGCCAAAGTTTTAGCCTTTATGAAGCAATTTGGCGAAGATAAGCTGGGCAAGGGTGTCGTTGAAGGGAAGGATACGCCAAACTTTATTGCAAACCGCATCGGTACGTACGGGCTGTTAGTCACTTTACAGGAAATGCTCAAGGGCGGATATAGTGTTGGAGAAGTGGATTCTATTACAGGCCCATTAATAGGCCGGCCAAAAAGCGCAACCTTCAGAACACTTGATGTTGTCGGTTTAGATACATTTGTCCATGTTGCTAATAATGTTTACGAGCAAGTGGATGGCAAGGAAAAGGAAGTATTCGCAGTGCCAGATTTTATGAAAGAAATGCTTAATAAGGGCTGGCTAGGAAGCAAATCAGGCCAAGGATTCTTTTTAAAACAAGGGAAAGAGATTTTGGAGCTTGATCCCAAAACCCTTGAATATGGGCCCCGCAAGAAACTGAAAACAGCGGCAACAGAGTTAAGCAAGCAGGAAAAAGGCATAGCCAACAAAATGAAAGCGCTAATATATGCTGATGACCGTGCAGGCCAGCTACTATGGAATATATTAAGTCCGGCTCTGCTTTATTCAGCAGAATTATTAGGAAACATTGCTGATGATGTTGTTGCAATTGACCAAGCAATGAAATGGGGCTTCGGCTGGGAATTAGGTCCTTTTGAAGTTTGGGATGCTATTGGTGTAGAAAAATCCGTGAAGAAAATGGAAGAGGCTAGTTTAGAGGTTCCGGCATGGGTAAAGGAAATGCTCAATAACGGTCATTCTTCTTTCTATAAAGAAGCTGAGGATGGAAATCTCTTTTTCTATCAAAATGGTGAATATAAGCCAGTAGTTGAAAATCCGAAGAATATAAATATAAAAAGACTAAAAAAGCAAAAAGGAGTTATTAAAAAGAACAGCGGTGCAAGCCTAATTGATCTAGGCGATGGTGTTGCTTTGCTTGAGTTTCATTCGAAGAGCAATGCGCTTGGTTTGGACAGTATCCAAATGATTAACTATTCCATCGATGAAGTAGAAAAGAATTTCAAAGGTCTTGTCATCGGTAACCATGGCAAGAATTTCAGCGTTGGTGCTAACCTTGCCATGATTCTAATGGAAGCTCAGGACGATAATATTTTCGAGCTTGATATGGTTGTCCGTCACTTCCAGCAGGCGATGATGAAAATTAAATACAGTTCTAAGCCAGTTGTTGCTGCTCCCTTTGGCATGACCCTTGGCGGCGGATCAGAGGTTTGTCTCCCAACTGCACATATTCAGGCTTCAAGCGAAACGTATATGGGGCTTGTGGAAGTTGGGGTAGGGCTAATTCCTGGCGGAGGCGGTAATAAAGAGCTTTATTTAAAGCATCTCAATAGCCTGCCTAATGGGGTAGAATTTGATCTTCAAAAGGTTGCCAACAAGGTATTTGAATCGATAGCGATGGCAAAGGTTTCTACATCAGCGGAAGAAGCACGTGAAAACAATTTCCTTAATGCTGCTGATGGTATTAGTGTGAATGGGGATCACTTACTTTATGATGCGAAACAGGCAGTACTTGCCCTCCATGAAAAAGGCTATAAGGCGCCAATCCTCAAAAAGGTGCCAGTTGTCGGGGAAACGGGCTATGCAACTTTACTTTTAGGAGCACAGGCCATGCTTTATTCCGGCTATATTTCTGAACATGATCTGAAAATCGCGAAGAAATTAGCTTATGTCATTGCAGGTGGAAAAGTGCCTTTTGGAACAGAAGTGGATGAACAATATTTACTAGATTTAGAGAGAGAGGCATTCCTTAGCCTGCTTGCTGAGCCAAAGACGCTGCAGCGCATGCAGCATATGCTTCTGAAGGGAAAACCACTGCGTAATTAA
- a CDS encoding YuzL family protein — MAKRKRNPSKAGVSAASIKGNAGPTVEADGGGKVNSQNNQFKKS; from the coding sequence ATGGCAAAAAGAAAAAGGAACCCTTCAAAGGCTGGGGTTAGTGCTGCAAGTATAAAGGGGAATGCAGGACCAACAGTTGAGGCAGACGGCGGAGGGAAAGTGAACAGCCAAAATAATCAGTTTAAAAAGAGCTAA
- a CDS encoding spore coat protein, translating into MNSNQNQNSIQNPETQISKTPKMNERDFANDLLSTEKYMTASYCTYLNEASHQSLYQDVLNIFTETQNQQRELYNLMFRNGWYKLEAADQQKMQQTYQQFQGYTNQLPYQ; encoded by the coding sequence ATGAATAGCAATCAGAATCAAAACTCAATTCAAAACCCAGAAACTCAAATTTCCAAAACTCCGAAAATGAATGAACGCGATTTTGCCAATGATTTATTATCTACTGAAAAATATATGACCGCTTCTTATTGCACGTATCTTAATGAAGCAAGTCATCAGTCCCTTTATCAGGATGTATTAAACATCTTCACAGAGACCCAAAACCAGCAGCGTGAATTGTATAATCTTATGTTTAGAAACGGCTGGTACAAGCTTGAAGCTGCTGACCAGCAAAAGATGCAGCAAACATATCAGCAATTTCAAGGCTACACAAACCAGCTGCCCTATCAATAA